A single Deltaproteobacteria bacterium DNA region contains:
- a CDS encoding 4Fe-4S binding protein yields MAKPEDEITWRDLNVGYVVDEPGNASIYRTGDWRSQRPVYDKERCIKCGTCYIYCPDMAIKILKDGYIEHDLYYCKGCGICAEECPTGAITMVEEEE; encoded by the coding sequence GTGGCTAAGCCAGAGGACGAAATCACCTGGAGGGACCTCAATGTAGGTTACGTAGTTGATGAACCAGGAAATGCCAGTATCTACCGCACCGGAGATTGGAGGTCGCAGCGGCCTGTGTACGATAAGGAACGATGCATTAAATGTGGCACCTGTTACATCTACTGTCCGGATATGGCCATCAAGATTTTAAAAGATGGGTATATTGAGCACGACCTCTATTACTGCAAAGGGTGCGGGATATGCGCTGAAGAGTGTCCTACAGGGGCCATCACCATGGTAGAGGAGGAAGAGTAA
- the dnaX gene encoding DNA polymerase III subunit gamma/tau produces MPYLVLARKWRPQIFEELVGQDHVTKTLQNAISTSRLAHAFLFTGPRGVGKTSAARILAKAVNCQQGPTPRPCNQCENCKEIANTNSIDVLEIDGASNTGVDNVRELRENVKYLPGKSKYKIYIIDEVHMLSTSAFNALLKTLEEPPPHVLFIFATTEPHKIPLTILSRCQRFDFKRVPLALIFEKLKEIAIAEGVRISDDTLMLIAREAEGSMRDAQSLLDQAISYGGEEVKGEDVLDLLGITDRKILFDISAAIIQGDAKTCLYLVDELYKIGYDLGQFCKDLLNHFRNLLVVKIEGGESPILNVPDHEANDLLDQAAGVGFEDLYRWFQILLKGEELMARSPFPKVVLEMTLVEMARLRSLLPAEEILSRVERLEGALSQGIEGAEGPPLGPVEQREGGRVKQENLQDTPTVQQMGRELGQEDLGQWEDFLKFLRGENPILASFLNQGRPVRLDDSSMEIGFARGSFALDRVSEPGTLKSLEEVSQRYFKKEVKVKITSIDPTGKANGDPNTLAQDEETDLTRHLKKEALANPVVKEVVEIFKGRIVGVKVKEGS; encoded by the coding sequence ATGCCTTACCTTGTCCTGGCAAGAAAATGGCGACCGCAGATATTTGAAGAACTGGTGGGTCAGGACCATGTAACCAAGACCCTCCAAAACGCCATCTCTACCAGCAGATTGGCCCATGCCTTCCTATTTACCGGGCCCAGGGGGGTGGGGAAGACCTCGGCGGCCAGGATATTGGCCAAGGCGGTGAATTGCCAACAGGGTCCCACTCCAAGGCCATGTAACCAATGTGAGAACTGTAAAGAGATAGCTAACACCAACTCTATCGATGTGTTGGAGATCGACGGGGCATCCAATACTGGGGTGGACAATGTGCGAGAACTTCGGGAGAACGTCAAGTACCTACCGGGCAAAAGCAAGTACAAGATCTACATCATCGATGAGGTCCATATGCTCTCCACCAGCGCCTTCAATGCCCTGTTGAAGACCTTAGAGGAGCCACCTCCCCATGTCCTGTTCATCTTTGCCACCACGGAACCCCATAAGATCCCCCTTACCATACTCTCCCGTTGTCAGAGGTTTGACTTCAAGAGAGTCCCCTTAGCCCTGATCTTTGAAAAGCTGAAAGAGATTGCGATTGCCGAAGGAGTGAGGATAAGCGATGATACCTTGATGCTCATCGCCCGTGAGGCAGAGGGGAGCATGAGGGATGCCCAGAGCCTCCTCGATCAGGCCATCTCCTATGGGGGAGAGGAGGTAAAGGGAGAGGATGTCTTAGACCTGCTGGGAATAACAGATCGAAAGATACTTTTTGACATCTCCGCTGCCATCATCCAAGGAGATGCAAAAACGTGCCTGTATCTTGTAGATGAACTTTATAAAATCGGTTATGATCTTGGGCAGTTTTGCAAAGATCTCCTGAACCATTTTCGAAACCTCCTGGTGGTGAAGATAGAAGGGGGAGAAAGCCCCATCTTAAATGTACCTGATCATGAGGCCAATGACCTTTTGGATCAGGCAGCGGGGGTGGGTTTTGAGGATCTGTACAGGTGGTTTCAGATCCTTTTGAAGGGAGAAGAGTTGATGGCCCGCAGCCCCTTCCCCAAGGTCGTCTTGGAAATGACTTTGGTGGAGATGGCGCGCCTCAGGTCTTTGCTCCCTGCAGAAGAGATCTTATCAAGGGTGGAGAGGTTAGAGGGCGCCCTCTCCCAAGGGATAGAGGGGGCAGAAGGGCCTCCCCTTGGACCAGTGGAGCAAAGGGAAGGTGGGCGAGTAAAGCAGGAGAATCTGCAAGACACCCCCACTGTGCAGCAAATGGGAAGGGAATTAGGGCAGGAAGACCTGGGGCAATGGGAGGACTTTCTTAAATTTTTGCGGGGTGAGAATCCCATCCTTGCCTCCTTTTTAAATCAGGGACGTCCTGTGCGCCTGGATGATTCTTCCATGGAGATAGGGTTCGCCAGGGGCTCCTTCGCCCTTGACAGGGTCTCCGAACCCGGTACTTTGAAGTCATTGGAGGAAGTATCCCAGCGCTATTTCAAAAAAGAGGTGAAGGTAAAGATTACATCCATAGACCCTACTGGCAAGGCAAATGGAGATCCAAATACTTTGGCTCAAGATGAAGAGACCGATTTGACGAGGCACCTGAAAAAGGAGGCCCTGGCGAACCCCGTTGTAAAGGAGGTTGTTGAGATCTTTAAGGGGCGGATAGTTGGGGTTAAGGTAAAAGAGGGGTCTTGA
- a CDS encoding pyruvate ferredoxin oxidoreductase subunit gamma, with product MIEIRLHGRGGQGAVTSAELLALAAIKEGKYAQAFPSFGPERRGAPVVAFCRISDEKIKVRSVIYQPDIVLVLDPSILRLVDVANGLKAEGILVTNTRFSPEEIKKELGIQTRLATVDATRIAREELGLPITNTTMLGALLRAAEVADKGSMIEPLQERFGRLAEKNIKALERAYNETKILE from the coding sequence ATGATTGAGATAAGGCTTCATGGCAGGGGAGGGCAGGGGGCGGTCACCTCGGCGGAATTGTTGGCCTTGGCCGCCATCAAAGAGGGGAAATATGCCCAGGCCTTTCCGAGCTTTGGCCCGGAGAGGAGAGGGGCACCGGTGGTGGCCTTTTGTCGGATAAGTGATGAGAAAATTAAGGTTAGGTCCGTTATCTACCAACCCGATATCGTCTTGGTATTGGACCCTAGTATTCTGCGCTTGGTTGATGTTGCCAATGGTCTGAAAGCAGAAGGGATTTTGGTAACCAATACCCGGTTTTCTCCCGAAGAGATCAAGAAGGAGTTGGGAATACAGACGAGGTTGGCGACAGTGGATGCCACAAGGATTGCCAGGGAGGAGCTGGGGCTGCCCATCACCAATACTACCATGCTGGGGGCCTTGCTCAGGGCGGCGGAGGTGGCGGACAAGGGATCGATGATCGAGCCCTTACAAGAGAGATTTGGAAGGTTGGCCGAGAAAAACATCAAGGCCCTTGAGAGGGCCTACAATGAAACCAAGATATTGGAATAA
- a CDS encoding YbaB/EbfC family nucleoid-associated protein: protein MSKGLGDLMKQAQKLQAKMMEVQEELATKTVETTAGGGMVTVVVNGKQQILSIKIDPEVVDRQEIEMLQDLIVAAMNEGIRRSQEMLAEEMKKITGGLAIPGLI from the coding sequence ATGAGCAAGGGGTTGGGGGATTTGATGAAACAGGCCCAAAAGCTGCAGGCTAAGATGATGGAGGTCCAGGAAGAACTGGCGACAAAGACGGTGGAGACCACAGCAGGGGGGGGCATGGTCACGGTGGTGGTCAATGGTAAGCAGCAGATATTGTCCATTAAGATAGATCCGGAGGTGGTAGATCGCCAGGAGATAGAGATGCTTCAGGACCTGATCGTCGCCGCGATGAATGAAGGGATAAGGAGGTCGCAGGAGATGTTGGCCGAGGAGATGAAGAAGATAACGGGTGGCCTGGCCATCCCAGGTTTGATCTAA
- the recR gene encoding recombination protein RecR, with translation MSTYAPAVEALITELSKLPGIGKKTATRLAFHILRSSKEDAQALAGSILRVKERIGLCRICFNIAEGEVCSICSNHQRDHSLLCVVEEPNDLMAIEAAGIFRGVYHVLHGVISPLDGVGPRELKIEELLQRLKQGGVAEVILATNPTVEGDATSLYLAKVIKPFGIKVTRIAQGIPAGGDIEYVDGKTMSKSLDGRREM, from the coding sequence ATGTCCACTTATGCCCCAGCAGTAGAAGCTCTGATAACTGAGCTTTCCAAGCTCCCGGGTATCGGTAAGAAGACCGCTACAAGGCTCGCCTTTCATATACTCCGTTCATCTAAGGAAGACGCCCAGGCCTTAGCGGGGAGTATCCTGCGGGTGAAGGAGAGGATAGGGCTCTGCCGGATCTGTTTTAATATCGCTGAAGGAGAGGTGTGCAGTATTTGCAGCAACCACCAGAGGGATCATTCTCTCTTGTGTGTGGTAGAGGAACCGAATGACCTCATGGCCATAGAGGCAGCAGGGATATTTCGAGGGGTCTACCATGTGCTGCACGGGGTCATATCCCCTTTGGATGGGGTGGGACCGCGGGAGTTGAAGATAGAGGAACTCTTGCAGAGATTGAAACAAGGCGGGGTCGCAGAGGTCATCTTGGCTACTAACCCTACAGTAGAGGGTGATGCCACCTCCCTTTACCTCGCCAAGGTCATCAAGCCCTTTGGAATAAAGGTAACCCGCATTGCTCAGGGGATACCGGCAGGGGGGGACATCGAGTATGTGGATGGAAAGACCATGAGCAAATCCCTGGATGGAAGGAGGGAGATGTAA